One Peromyscus leucopus breed LL Stock chromosome 4, UCI_PerLeu_2.1, whole genome shotgun sequence genomic region harbors:
- the LOC114681120 gene encoding leucine-rich repeat-containing protein 57 isoform X1 codes for MMSQGVPARAEALGARLRELSRGARMGNSALRAHVETAQKTGVFQLKDRGLTEFPSELQKLTSNLRTIDLSNNKIDSLPPLLIGKFSLLKSLSLNNNKLTVLPDELCNLKKLETLSLNNNHLRELPSTFGQLSALKTLSLSGNQLGALPPQLCSLRHLDVVDLSKNQIRSIPDTVGELQAFELNLNQNQISQISVKISCCPRLKVLRLEENCLELSMLPQSILSDSQICLLAVEGNLFEIKKLRELEGYDKYMERFTATKKKFA; via the exons ATGATGTCACAGGGCGTTCCCGCCCGGGCGGAAGCCCTGGGAGCGCGTCTCAG GGAACTGAGCCGCGGCGCTAGGATGGGAAACAGTGCCCTCCGCGCTCATGTGGAAACAGCGCAGAAAACTGGTGTCTTTCAGCTTAAAGACCGTGGTCTGACCGag TTCCCCTCAGAGTTGCAGAAGCTGACAAGCAACCTTAGGACCATCGATTTGTCCAACAACAAGATCGACAGCCTACCGCCCCTGCTAATAGGAAAGTTCAGTCTGCTGAAGAGCCTCtccctcaacaacaacaaactga CTGTTCTACCCGATGAATTATGTAACCTGAAAAAACTAGAGACTCTAAGTCTAAACAACAATCACCTGAGAGAGCTACCGTCTACCTTTGGGCAGCTTTCTGCCCTGAAGACCCTGAGCCTCTCTGGGAACCAGCTGGGAGCACTACCACCTCAACTCTGTAGCCTGCGACATCTGGATGTAGTAGATCTCTCTAAAAACCAGATTCGGAGCATACCTGACACTGTGGGGGAGCTGCAGGCCTTCGAACTCAACCTCAACCAAAACCAG ATATCTCAGATCTCGGTGAAGATATCCTGCTGTCCTCGCCTCAAAGTGCTCCGACTGGAGGAGAACTGTCTAGAGCTCAGCATGCTTCCCCAGAGCATCCTCAGCGACTCCCAGATTTGCCTGCTCGCTGTGGAAGGCAATCTCTTTGAAATAAAGAAACTTCGAGAACTAGAGGGTTATGATAAG tACATGGAGAGGTTCACAGCCACCAAGAAGAAATTTGCATGA
- the LOC114681120 gene encoding leucine-rich repeat-containing protein 57 isoform X2, which yields MGNSALRAHVETAQKTGVFQLKDRGLTEFPSELQKLTSNLRTIDLSNNKIDSLPPLLIGKFSLLKSLSLNNNKLTVLPDELCNLKKLETLSLNNNHLRELPSTFGQLSALKTLSLSGNQLGALPPQLCSLRHLDVVDLSKNQIRSIPDTVGELQAFELNLNQNQISQISVKISCCPRLKVLRLEENCLELSMLPQSILSDSQICLLAVEGNLFEIKKLRELEGYDKYMERFTATKKKFA from the exons ATGGGAAACAGTGCCCTCCGCGCTCATGTGGAAACAGCGCAGAAAACTGGTGTCTTTCAGCTTAAAGACCGTGGTCTGACCGag TTCCCCTCAGAGTTGCAGAAGCTGACAAGCAACCTTAGGACCATCGATTTGTCCAACAACAAGATCGACAGCCTACCGCCCCTGCTAATAGGAAAGTTCAGTCTGCTGAAGAGCCTCtccctcaacaacaacaaactga CTGTTCTACCCGATGAATTATGTAACCTGAAAAAACTAGAGACTCTAAGTCTAAACAACAATCACCTGAGAGAGCTACCGTCTACCTTTGGGCAGCTTTCTGCCCTGAAGACCCTGAGCCTCTCTGGGAACCAGCTGGGAGCACTACCACCTCAACTCTGTAGCCTGCGACATCTGGATGTAGTAGATCTCTCTAAAAACCAGATTCGGAGCATACCTGACACTGTGGGGGAGCTGCAGGCCTTCGAACTCAACCTCAACCAAAACCAG ATATCTCAGATCTCGGTGAAGATATCCTGCTGTCCTCGCCTCAAAGTGCTCCGACTGGAGGAGAACTGTCTAGAGCTCAGCATGCTTCCCCAGAGCATCCTCAGCGACTCCCAGATTTGCCTGCTCGCTGTGGAAGGCAATCTCTTTGAAATAAAGAAACTTCGAGAACTAGAGGGTTATGATAAG tACATGGAGAGGTTCACAGCCACCAAGAAGAAATTTGCATGA